The DNA window CTCCTTTTAAAAAAAAAATTTTACCTTCCCACTTAGGAACTAAATTCCAATCTAATATTTTTTTATATTGATTTTTTAAAATTGGAAAATTAAATTCCCATTTACCATCTATAAATGTTTTTAATAATGTATTTATTATAAATTTATTTTTAATAAATAATTTCATTATATTAAATACATCTTTTCTTATTAAATTTTTTGTTTTATATACTTGTTCTAATGCAAAAAGTATATTTTTATTATAGTATTGATATTTTACAGGAGCTATATCTAAAATAATAATAGTTTTAATATTGTCAAATAACATAAATTGACTAATATTCATTGCTATTTTACCTCCCATAGAATGTCCAATAATAATAATATTTTTTTTTATATTTAAAAAATTTAATGTATCTAATACATCTTTAGATAAATATCTATAATTCATTTTTTTATGGTAGGGAGATAAACCATGGTTTCTAATATCTATTAATATAATTCTATATTTTAAATTTTTATTTAAAAATTTTCCCATTACATATAAACTTTTTTTATTACCAAATAATCCATGTAATATAACAATTGTATATTTTTTTTTAATAAAAAAATTATTATTTGGAATAATTAAATAATTAAGAATCATATAAAAAATATATTTATTTAAATATAATATTTTATCATATTAAAATAAAAAAATTGAATTTTTAATAAATTTAAAATTTATGATATAATTAGTTTAATTATAAATAATATTTTTTTTAAATAATTTTTTAAAAATATAAAATAATAATATTATATGAAAAATATTGATCCTACAAAAACTTCTTCTTGGAAATATTTAAAAAAACATTTTCAAGAAATGAATAAAATAACTATTAATGATTTATTTATAAAAGATCCAAATAGATTTAAAAACTTTTCTATTAATTTTGAAAATAAAATTCTTTTTGATTATTCAAAAAATATTATTAATCAAAAAACTTTAAATTATCTGTTAAATTTAGCAAAAGAAACTAAATGTTTTGATGCTATTTATTCAATGTTTTATGGTAAAAAAATTAATGTTACTGAACAACAATCTGTTCTACATACATCATTAAGATATGATCATAATATTTTTTTTTTAAAAAATAAAAAAATTTATAATAATATAGATAAAATTTTAAAAAAAATTAAAGATATTTCTAATGAAATAATATTAGGAAAATGGAAAGGTTATACAAATAAAAAAATAAAAAATATAATAAATATAGGAATAGGGGGTTCTCAATTAGGTCCTTTAATGGTTACAGAAACATTAAAAGAATATAAAAATAAATTAAATTTATTTTTTTTATCTAATATTGATTCTAATCAAATTAGAAATATAATTAATAAAATTAAACCAGAAGAAAGTATTTTTATTATTGCTTCAAAAACCTTTAATACACAAGAAACAATAACTAATGCTTTAAGTATAAAAAAATGGTTTAGAAGAAATATAAATAAAGATCTAAATAAAGATATTTTTTCTAAACATTTTATTGCAGTTACTAATAATATTAATGCAGCAATAGATTTTGGAATAGATAAAAAAAATATTTTACCATTATTATCTGAAATAGGAGGACGTTTTTCTTTATGGTCTTCTATTGGATTATTGATATCATTATCTATTGGTTTTAATAATTTTAAAAAATTATTACAAGGAGCAAATAAAATGGATCATCATTTTTTTTACACTCCATTAGATAAAAATATTCCTATTATTATGGCTTTAATTAGTATTTGGTATAATAATTTTTGGAACACAGAAACAGAAGCCATAATTCCTTATTGTGATAATATGCGTTTTTTACCATCATATTTACAGCAATTAAATATGGAATCTAATGGTAAATCAATAGATAGGAATGGTAATAAAATATCATATCAAACTAGTTCTATTATATGGGGTGATGTAGGTACAAATGGACAACATTCTTTTTTTCAAATGTTACATCAAGGTACTAAATTAATCCCATGTGATTTTATAGCAGCTGCTATTCCTTATAATAATAAATATAAAGATCATCATATTAAACTTATTGCAAATTATATTGCTCAAACAAGGGCATTAGCTTTTGGTAATATTAATAATACATATAAAAAAGAAAATATATATAAATATTGTTTTGGAAATAAACCTAGTAATTCTATTTTTTTAAAAAAAATTACTCCTTATAATTTAGGATTATTAATTTCATATTATGAACATAAAGTTTTTATACAAGGTGTAGTTTTAAATATATTTTCTTTTGATCAATGGGGAGTTGAATTAGGAAAAAAAATAACTAATTTTTTAGTTGAAAATATAAATAAAAATATTCAAGAGAAAATAATCCAATATGATTGTTCTTCTAAAGGAATAATTAATTTTTATAAAAATTTTAATTAAAATTTATTCAAAAAAATTAATAATTAAATATTAAAATATTTTATTATTTAATATATTTTTTTTTAAATTTTGAACGTAATTTTCTTTTATAAAATTTTTTTAAAACTAATTCAAAATTAATACTTTTGTTTAAAATTTTAATATTTTGAGAATATTTTAAAATATTTTTTTTAATTATCGGAGTTAATTCAATAGTAGAATAATTATTAAATAATTTTATATTACCTAAATCATTACTATTTATTTTTAATTCATTAATAATTGCTCCTACAATATGACGTACTTCTACTTTATCTTTTTTACCTATATTAATACGATATATATCCATATATTTTTTTATTTTTTTATTAAATTTTGATTTTCTATTAAATATTTTTTTAGAAATAATAGGATCAGGAGGTAAAATTAAAGGTCTTTTGTTTTGAGATAATTTTAATAAAATTGTAATTAATATTTCTTCATTTATATTATTTTTAATAATTAAATTTGATATAATTTCTTTATATTTAATTAAATCTACATTATTTATATAATTTGATTCTTCTTTTATTTTTTTTATGAGATTTTCTAATCTTTTTTGATATAAAATTTTATTATTAGGTAATAATACTTCATTAATATTACATTTTATTTTATATTCAATATTTTTAAGTAATCTTTTTTCTTTATATTCAATAAATGATAAAGATTTACCTTGTCTCCCAGCTCTACCAGTTCTTCCAATACGATGAATATATGATTCAATATCCATGGGAATATCATAATTTATAACTAAATCAATTCTATTTACATCTAATCCTCTTGCTGCAATATCAGTAGCAATTAAAATATCTAATTTCCCGTTTCTAAATTTTTCTAATGTTTTTTCTCTATTATTTTGATTCATATCTCCATTTAATGCAGCACTATTGTAATTAAATTGTTTTAGTTTATCAGCAATTTCTATTGTAGATGTTTTTGTTTTAACAAAAATTAAAGCTGCAGTAAAATTTTCAGTTTCTAAAAATTTCATTAAAGCATCTATTTTTTTACTATTTATTAACCAATAAGTTTGTTTAATATCTGGGATTGTTTTAATATCACTTTTTATAAAAATTTCATATGGATTAACCATAAATTTTTTAGTTATATGTTTAATTCTTTTTGGCATAGTTGCAGAAAATAATGATGTTTGATGTTTTTTTGGTATTGTAGATAATATTTTTTCTACATCTTCAATAAATCCCATTCTTAACATTTCATCTGCTTCATCTATTACTAAACTAGTTAATTTAAATAAATTAACAGTTTTTCTTTTAACATGATCTAATAAACGTCCTGGAGTAGCGATAATAATTTGAACACCTAATTTTAAACGTTTAAATTGTACTTGATATGATTGTCCTCCATATAATGCTAAAATACTAATTCCTTTTAAATATTTTGCAAATAATGAAGTGGCTTTAGTTACTTGTATTGCTAATTCTCTAGTAGGTGTTAAAATTAATATTTGAGTTTTTTTTATAGATAAATCTAAATTATTTAATAATGGTAGTATAAATGCAGCAGTTTTACCACTACCTGTTTGAGCTATTCCTAATACATCTTTTGATGATAATAAATATGGAATACACTTTTTTTGTATAGGAGATGGTTCTACATATCCTATGTCATTTAATGCTTTTAAAATAAATTTATTTAAACCAAATTTAGTAAAATTAGTAATATTTATCATATAATATATATGCCTATTTAAAATAAATAATTAAAAAATTAATATAAGTAATAATCTAATAATTATTAGATGGGATTATAATAAAAAATATAATTACAAATATTAAAAATTATTTTATATAAATAAAAATTTTACAATTAATTTTCATTAATTAATATTTTACTAAATATTTATATATTAAAAAATATTATTTATAAAAATAATTTATATAATTATTTGTATAACTTTTTTTATAAAAAAAAATAAAAATTAAAATCTCTCAATAGCAGCAGCTTTAATACTTAATCTAATTCTTCCTTGTTTATCAATTTCTATAACTTTAACAAACACATTTTGTAATATTTGTAAATAATCACTTACTTTATTCACATGTTTATTTGTTATTTGAGAAATATGTACTAATCCTTCTTTACCATTTCCTATTGAAATAAAAGCACCAAAATCAACAATACGTACTACTTTACCATTATATATTTTTCCAACAATTATATCTGCTGTAATCTCTTTTATACGTTTAATTGCAAATTTAATTTTTTCATTATTTTTAGCTGCAATTTTGACTATTCCACTATCTTCTATTTCAATAATTGTATCAGTTTCTTCTGTTAAAGCTCTAATAACAGATCCTCCTTTACCTATCATATCTTTAATTTTTTCTGGATTAATTTTTAATGTATGAATTCTTGGTGCAAATTCTGAAATATTTTTTCTAGGGGAAGAAATAGCTTTTTTCATTATTTTTAAAATATGTAATCTAGCTAATTTTGCTTGAAATAAAGCTAATTTTATTATTTTATAATTAATACCTTCTATTTTCATATCCATTTGTAAAGCAGTAATTCCGTTTTTAGTACCTGCTACTTTAAAATCCATATCACCTAAATGATCTTCATCTCCTAAAATATCTGATAATACGATAAAATTATTATTTTCTTTTATTAATCCCATAGCAATACCTGCTACAGCATTATTAATTGGAATTCCAGCATCCATCATGGCTAATGATGCTCCACATACTGAAGCCATAGAAGATGAACCATTAGATTCTGTTATTTCAGATACAATCCTTATTGTATAAGGAAAAATATCTATATTAGGCATAACTGGGATTAAAGATTTTTTAGCTAGATTTCCATGACCAATTTCTCGTCTTTTGGGTGAACTCATCATTCCAACTTCACCTACAGAATAGGGTGGAAAATTATAATGGAATAAAAAATTATCTGTTTTATTATTTAATAAATCATCTAATGTTTGAGCATCTCTATTAGTTCCTAATGTGGCTGTAACTAAAGATTGTGTTTCTCCTCTTGTAAATAATGCTGAACCATGTGTTCTTGGAAGAACACCGATTCGTACATCTAAATTGCGTATCATGTCATGTTCACGACCATCAATTCTTAAATTTTTATTTATAATATTTTTTCGAACTATTTTTTTTTCTAATTCATAAAAAATTTCATTTAAACAATAAATAGAAGTATTTTCATACTCTTTTTCTTTTTTAATTAATTCAATGATTTTGTGTTTTATCGAATCAATTTCATTCATTCTATATTTTTTTTCTTGAATATTATATGCTTTTACTAATTCTTTATAAGATAAAGAATAAATTTTTTCTTTAAGTTTCTCATTTAAAGGATATAAAATCCATGTATGATTTTTTTTTTTTACTTTATTAGATAATTTAATAATATTATTAATTAAAATTTGTTGTTCATTATGTCCATATATTATTGCATTTAAAATTTGATCTTCAGTTAATAAATGAGATTTAGCTTCCACCATTAAAATAGCTTTTTTAGTACTAGTAACAATTAAATCTAATGTACTATTTTTCATTTCTTTAATATTAGGATTTAATACGTATTTATTATCAATATAACCAACACGTGCTGTACCAAATGGCCCGTTAAACGGAATACCAGCTAAATTAAGTACAGTAGACGCACCAATAATAGCAACAATATCTGGATTAATCTCCGGATTTATAGACATCACAGTTGCAATAATTTGAGTTTCATTTAAAAAACCTTTTTTAAATAAAGGTCTTATAGGACGATCAATTAATCTAGAGATTAAAATTTCATTTTCACTAGGACGTCCTTCTCTGCGAAAGAAATTACCAGGAATACGACCAGCAGCATATAACTTTTCTTGGTAATGTACAGATAAAGGAAAAAAATTTTGCTCTAATTTTACTTCATTATCTACAACTAAAGTAACAAAAACAGCAGTATCATCAATACTAACCATGACAGATGATGTTGCTTGTCTGGCTATCATTCCTGTTTCAATGGTTACAGTATTATTACCATAACGAAATCTATGAATAATCGGGCTTAACAAAATAAATATCCTTTAATAAAATTTTTTTATATTAAAAAAAATAAATTAATTTTTAAAATTTCTAATTAATACATATTAATATTAAAATATTTTTATCTTCTTAACCCTAAACTTTCAATTAATATATTATAATCATATAAATTTTTTTTTTTAAAATAATTTAATAATTTTCTACGTTGTGATATCATATTTAAAAGCCCTCTGCGGCTATGATGATCTTTTTTATGAATAACAAAATGTTTTTGTAGATAATTAATTTTAAATGTTAATAAAGCTATTTGTACTTTGGTTGATCCTTTATCTTTATTATGTTTTTCATATTTTTTTATGATTTTTGTTTTTTGTATTGTATTAAAACACATAACTTAACCCCATTAAATTATTAATAAATTAATAATTTACATCTTTTATGTATATATTTATTATTAAATTTAATAAATAATAACAAAATTATATAATTTTTTCAAAAATACAGAATATTTTTAATTTATAATAATAAATATTAATTTTATTTTTTATAACTTATAATAAAAATAAAAAATAAAATTTAGATATATTACTTATTTTATTAAAAAATATTTAATTTATAAATTTTGATATTTTATAATCAGTTTTTTTGATTATTTAATATTTAAAATATATTTATTTATAAAATATAAATATATATATTTTTTTAAAAAAAAAATTTAATTTAAAAAATTTATTTTGTAAAATTATTAAATAATTTTATTTTTTTATAAAAAAATACTCTTTTATATTAATTTAACATATATAAAATAATTTTATTTAATTTTTCTTTTAAAAAAATTCATTATTATTAATAAAATATTTTATAGAGATATTAACATTTTTTCTTTTAATAAGAAAATTATATTTATTTTAGTATTTTTTATATAAATTAATTAAATATTTATAAAATATATTATGCTATCAAAAAAATATTAGTAATAAATTATTACATTTAATAATATTAAATATCTAATGAAATATAATATTTTTATATATATTATTTTTTTTATATTTATAAAATTTAAATATATTAAATAATTCTAATAAATACTTTAAATTTTATAAATTTATTAATAAAATATTTTTTTTATTTTTTATTATTTTTTTAAAATTTTATATTTAAAATTTAATTATGGTTATAATTATCCTTTTTTAATTTTTAAATTATTTAAAATACTACTAATATATTTACCTTTCTTGAAAGAAGAATCTAAAAAAAATTTTATTTTTGGTATTTTACGTAATTTTATTTTTTTTTTAAGAATATATCTAATATATTCTGTAGTTTTATTTAAATAAAAAAATGAATTTTTTTTATTTTGTAATTTTTCTTCTTTATATGATAATATTATAAAAATTTTTGCATATGAAAAATCTTTTGATACTACTATATCAGTAACAGTACTAAATTTATTTATTCTAATATCATTAATATTATTTTGTAATATTTTTGCTATTTGTTTTTTTAATTCATATGCAATACGTTGATTACGATACAATAATAAACTCCCTTATTTATATATATTTTTTATTAAAATATTAAAAAAAATATTATTTTTTTGTAAGTTCAATTTTTTCAAAAATTTCTATTTTATCTCCGATATTAATATCATTGAAATTTTTAATACCTATCCCACATTCCATTCCATTACGTACTTCATTAACACTTTCTTTAAATCTTCTTAAAGAATCTATAATTCCTTTATAAATAATTTTATTATCTCTAATTAATTTAATTAAATTATTACGTTTTATTATTCCAAATGTTACTAGACATCCTGCGATGATACCAATTTTAGGAATTGTAAAAATACTTCTAACTTTTGCTAATCCTAATATTGATTCTTTGTATTCAGGAATTAAAATTTTTTGTATATATTTTTTCATATATTTAATTAAATCATAAATAATAGTAAAAAATATTACTTGTATATTTTCTACTTTTATTATATTTTTTACAGTATTATTTGCTTTAACATTAAAACCAATAATAATTAAATGTTTTTCTGAATTAGCGATTGCCATTGAAATATCTGTTTCAGTAATTTCACCAACACCAGAATAAATAATTTTTATATGTATTTTATCATTAGATAAATTTATTAATGTATTTTTTATAACTTCAATAGAACCTTGTACATCTGTTTTTACTAAAAGATTTATTTCATGAATATTTTTATTATCTAAATTTGAAAATACTTTTTTTAATTTTTTTTGTTTGTTAGCTAATGTTATTTCTCGATATTTATTTTTTCTATATAATGCTATTTCTTTAGCTTGTTTTTCATATTTTACTACTATTAAACTATCTCCAGCATATGGTACTTCTGATAAACCTATAATTTTAATAGGAGTTGAAGGTCCTGCTTGTAAGATATCTAACCCTTTACTATTAATTAATTTTTTTATTTTTCCAAAAGTATAACCACAAAGTACTATATCACCTTTTTTTAAAACTCCTTCTTTAATTATAACACTAGCTATAGGACCTTTACCTTTATCTAAATAAGATTCAATAACAATACCTTTTGCAATACCTTCATTAAAAGATTTTAATTCTAAAATTTCTGCTTGTAATAAAATAGCATTTAATAATTTATTTATGCCTTCTCCAGTTTTAGCAGAAACTTTAATAAATATATTTTCTCCTCCCCATTCTTCCGAAATAATATTATATCTACTTAATTCATTTTTGATTTTTTCAAAATTTGAAATTTTTTTATCAATTTTGTTAATTGCTACAATTATTGATACTTTTGTTTTTTTTGCATGTTTTATAGCTTCTATAGTTTGTGGCATTACTCCATCATCAATTGCAATAACTAATACTATGATATCAGTAATTTGACTACCTCTGTATCTCATAGAAGTAAAAGATTCATGTCCTGGAGTATCAATAAATGTTATTTTCTTGTTATTAAATTTTATTTCATATGTATTTATATATTGAGTAATACCTCCTGATTCTTTTGAAGTTATATTACTTGATAAAATATAATCTAATAATGAAGTTTTACCATGATCTACATGTCCCATAATTGTAACTATTGGGGGTCTTATTACAGGTATTCGATTAATATAATCTTCCTTATTAATTAATAATTTTTCTATATCATTTTCATTTTTTAATATAACTTTATGACCCATTTCTTCTGCTATTAATTGGGCTGTATCTTGATCTAATTTTTGATTAATATTAGAAAATTTTTCTCCCATATTAATCATAATTTTTATTAATTCTGTATTTTTAACAGCCATTTTATTAGATAATTCAGTAATACTAATAGTATCATTAATAATGATATTACGATTAATATTTTTAATTGGTTTACTAAAATTCTGATATAATTTAGAAAATTTTTTTTTATATTTATTATTAATAAATTTTTTTTTATTTTCTTTATTATTTTTATACTTTTTTTTATTATTTAAATTTTTATGAAAAATATCAGTATTTATTTTTTTTTTATAATATTTTTTATTTTTAAATATTTTTTTTTTATTTAATTCTAAATTTTTTTTATAATCTATATTATAAATTTTTTTATCATTATTTTTAATAAATAATTTATTTTTTTTCAATTTTTTTTTTTTTAATAAAATTTGATTATTAATTTTACTAGTTTTTTTTAATAAATTTTTTTTATCTTGAGATAAAATTTTTTTTTTATTATTTAAAATATTATTTATTTTTTTTTTTATATTTAATAACTTTAATTTTTTTATTTTTTTATTTTTTAAATATATTAAAAATTTTTTTTTTTCTTCTTTATTAACTATATCATTTTCTAATTTAGAAATACCTATATCAGAAAAATATTTAATTATATTTTTTATTGAAATTTTCATT is part of the Enterobacteriaceae endosymbiont of Donacia fulgens genome and encodes:
- the infB gene encoding translation initiation factor IF-2; its protein translation is MIDAVINIKLLASEMKISIKNIIKYFSDIGISKLENDIVNKEEKKKFLIYLKNKKIKKLKLLNIKKKINNILNNKKKILSQDKKNLLKKTSKINNQILLKKKKLKKNKLFIKNNDKKIYNIDYKKNLELNKKKIFKNKKYYKKKINTDIFHKNLNNKKKYKNNKENKKKFINNKYKKKFSKLYQNFSKPIKNINRNIIINDTISITELSNKMAVKNTELIKIMINMGEKFSNINQKLDQDTAQLIAEEMGHKVILKNENDIEKLLINKEDYINRIPVIRPPIVTIMGHVDHGKTSLLDYILSSNITSKESGGITQYINTYEIKFNNKKITFIDTPGHESFTSMRYRGSQITDIIVLVIAIDDGVMPQTIEAIKHAKKTKVSIIVAINKIDKKISNFEKIKNELSRYNIISEEWGGENIFIKVSAKTGEGINKLLNAILLQAEILELKSFNEGIAKGIVIESYLDKGKGPIASVIIKEGVLKKGDIVLCGYTFGKIKKLINSKGLDILQAGPSTPIKIIGLSEVPYAGDSLIVVKYEKQAKEIALYRKNKYREITLANKQKKLKKVFSNLDNKNIHEINLLVKTDVQGSIEVIKNTLINLSNDKIHIKIIYSGVGEITETDISMAIANSEKHLIIIGFNVKANNTVKNIIKVENIQVIFFTIIYDLIKYMKKYIQKILIPEYKESILGLAKVRSIFTIPKIGIIAGCLVTFGIIKRNNLIKLIRDNKIIYKGIIDSLRRFKESVNEVRNGMECGIGIKNFNDINIGDKIEIFEKIELTKK
- the rbfA gene encoding 30S ribosome-binding factor RbfA, whose protein sequence is MYRNQRIAYELKKQIAKILQNNINDIRINKFSTVTDIVVSKDFSYAKIFIILSYKEEKLQNKKNSFFYLNKTTEYIRYILKKKIKLRKIPKIKFFLDSSFKKGKYISSILNNLKIKKG
- the pgi gene encoding glucose-6-phosphate isomerase encodes the protein MKNIDPTKTSSWKYLKKHFQEMNKITINDLFIKDPNRFKNFSINFENKILFDYSKNIINQKTLNYLLNLAKETKCFDAIYSMFYGKKINVTEQQSVLHTSLRYDHNIFFLKNKKIYNNIDKILKKIKDISNEIILGKWKGYTNKKIKNIINIGIGGSQLGPLMVTETLKEYKNKLNLFFLSNIDSNQIRNIINKIKPEESIFIIASKTFNTQETITNALSIKKWFRRNINKDLNKDIFSKHFIAVTNNINAAIDFGIDKKNILPLLSEIGGRFSLWSSIGLLISLSIGFNNFKKLLQGANKMDHHFFYTPLDKNIPIIMALISIWYNNFWNTETEAIIPYCDNMRFLPSYLQQLNMESNGKSIDRNGNKISYQTSSIIWGDVGTNGQHSFFQMLHQGTKLIPCDFIAAAIPYNNKYKDHHIKLIANYIAQTRALAFGNINNTYKKENIYKYCFGNKPSNSIFLKKITPYNLGLLISYYEHKVFIQGVVLNIFSFDQWGVELGKKITNFLVENINKNIQEKIIQYDCSSKGIINFYKNFN
- the pnp gene encoding polyribonucleotide nucleotidyltransferase; this translates as MLSPIIHRFRYGNNTVTIETGMIARQATSSVMVSIDDTAVFVTLVVDNEVKLEQNFFPLSVHYQEKLYAAGRIPGNFFRREGRPSENEILISRLIDRPIRPLFKKGFLNETQIIATVMSINPEINPDIVAIIGASTVLNLAGIPFNGPFGTARVGYIDNKYVLNPNIKEMKNSTLDLIVTSTKKAILMVEAKSHLLTEDQILNAIIYGHNEQQILINNIIKLSNKVKKKNHTWILYPLNEKLKEKIYSLSYKELVKAYNIQEKKYRMNEIDSIKHKIIELIKKEKEYENTSIYCLNEIFYELEKKIVRKNIINKNLRIDGREHDMIRNLDVRIGVLPRTHGSALFTRGETQSLVTATLGTNRDAQTLDDLLNNKTDNFLFHYNFPPYSVGEVGMMSSPKRREIGHGNLAKKSLIPVMPNIDIFPYTIRIVSEITESNGSSSMASVCGASLAMMDAGIPINNAVAGIAMGLIKENNNFIVLSDILGDEDHLGDMDFKVAGTKNGITALQMDMKIEGINYKIIKLALFQAKLARLHILKIMKKAISSPRKNISEFAPRIHTLKINPEKIKDMIGKGGSVIRALTEETDTIIEIEDSGIVKIAAKNNEKIKFAIKRIKEITADIIVGKIYNGKVVRIVDFGAFISIGNGKEGLVHISQITNKHVNKVSDYLQILQNVFVKVIEIDKQGRIRLSIKAAAIERF
- a CDS encoding DEAD/DEAH box helicase yields the protein MINITNFTKFGLNKFILKALNDIGYVEPSPIQKKCIPYLLSSKDVLGIAQTGSGKTAAFILPLLNNLDLSIKKTQILILTPTRELAIQVTKATSLFAKYLKGISILALYGGQSYQVQFKRLKLGVQIIIATPGRLLDHVKRKTVNLFKLTSLVIDEADEMLRMGFIEDVEKILSTIPKKHQTSLFSATMPKRIKHITKKFMVNPYEIFIKSDIKTIPDIKQTYWLINSKKIDALMKFLETENFTAALIFVKTKTSTIEIADKLKQFNYNSAALNGDMNQNNREKTLEKFRNGKLDILIATDIAARGLDVNRIDLVINYDIPMDIESYIHRIGRTGRAGRQGKSLSFIEYKEKRLLKNIEYKIKCNINEVLLPNNKILYQKRLENLIKKIKEESNYINNVDLIKYKEIISNLIIKNNINEEILITILLKLSQNKRPLILPPDPIISKKIFNRKSKFNKKIKKYMDIYRINIGKKDKVEVRHIVGAIINELKINSNDLGNIKLFNNYSTIELTPIIKKNILKYSQNIKILNKSINFELVLKKFYKRKLRSKFKKKYIK
- a CDS encoding alpha/beta fold hydrolase, which encodes MILNYLIIPNNNFFIKKKYTIVILHGLFGNKKSLYVMGKFLNKNLKYRIILIDIRNHGLSPYHKKMNYRYLSKDVLDTLNFLNIKKNIIIIGHSMGGKIAMNISQFMLFDNIKTIIILDIAPVKYQYYNKNILFALEQVYKTKNLIRKDVFNIMKLFIKNKFIINTLLKTFIDGKWEFNFPILKNQYKKILDWNLVPKWEGKIFFLKGEQSNYINKIYYKDIFFQFPNAKIYNIPNSGHLLHIENTKLVFNLILKLCYK
- the rpsO gene encoding 30S ribosomal protein S15 is translated as MCFNTIQKTKIIKKYEKHNKDKGSTKVQIALLTFKINYLQKHFVIHKKDHHSRRGLLNMISQRRKLLNYFKKKNLYDYNILIESLGLRR